Proteins from one Crocosphaera sp. UHCC 0190 genomic window:
- a CDS encoding nuclear transport factor 2 family protein — protein sequence MSIEATISDYYNSLASMNPQGWLNTLAENATIYDPVGKPPLNPQEDSQKLFTILTTFYSKFDILKESLFVVNNEAAVKWKMTVISKNGKEATAEGITTFKLNEAGKITQVKAYWDENQLKSQLM from the coding sequence ATGTCAATAGAAGCCACAATTTCCGATTATTATAACAGTTTAGCATCCATGAATCCCCAAGGTTGGTTAAATACATTAGCTGAAAATGCGACTATTTATGATCCTGTAGGTAAACCCCCATTAAACCCTCAAGAAGACTCCCAAAAATTGTTTACTATTCTCACAACTTTTTACAGCAAATTTGATATACTCAAAGAGTCATTATTTGTTGTTAATAATGAGGCCGCCGTTAAATGGAAAATGACCGTTATTTCTAAAAATGGTAAGGAAGCAACTGCCGAAGGAATTACCACATTTAAACTCAACGAAGCTGGAAAAATTACCCAAGTTAAAGCTTATTGGGATGAAAACCAATTAAAATCACAATTAATGTAG
- a CDS encoding ATP-dependent 6-phosphofructokinase encodes MQTKRIGILTSGGDCPGLNAVIRAVVKASEQKGWTVYGIPYGTDGFMHIAQEECLPDDLILTGKCYQLPGRIRGLDVLQFFSGSVLGSISKGHPENPDVKANILKGYDILGLDALIVIGGDGSLDIIYDLAKAGNWNIVAIPKTIDNDVPATEFSVGFTTAVEIVTQALYDLTFTAASHERIMIVQAMGRDAGHLALRGGIAGGADIILIPELTPCLTLDVIDDCCHHLLKLRESGRHFALVVIAEGVKTQDQRKESYIGDYLLQQIKEYSQILCHEKHQDFCTLKDVDMRVTVLGHLQRSHPPVAWDRLLATAFGIKAVELIESNHYDRLVVWQKGQVSSKCLSFIMTTIKERRQKKQCTSPVDPQDYLVKTARSLGIYLGDP; translated from the coding sequence ATGCAAACGAAACGTATCGGTATCCTAACCAGTGGGGGCGACTGTCCTGGATTAAACGCCGTAATTCGGGCAGTGGTAAAAGCCTCAGAACAAAAAGGATGGACAGTTTATGGCATTCCTTACGGGACAGATGGCTTTATGCACATTGCCCAAGAGGAATGTTTACCAGATGATCTGATCCTCACAGGGAAATGTTATCAATTACCAGGCAGAATTAGAGGATTAGATGTTTTACAATTTTTTAGTGGTAGTGTCTTAGGCTCAATCAGTAAAGGCCACCCCGAAAACCCAGACGTTAAGGCCAATATTCTCAAAGGGTATGACATTTTAGGACTCGATGCCTTAATTGTGATTGGGGGTGATGGCAGTCTCGATATTATTTATGATTTAGCCAAAGCAGGTAATTGGAATATTGTAGCGATTCCTAAAACCATTGATAATGACGTTCCGGCCACAGAATTCTCTGTCGGTTTTACCACTGCTGTCGAGATTGTCACTCAAGCATTATACGATCTTACCTTTACCGCAGCCAGCCACGAACGGATTATGATTGTGCAAGCAATGGGGCGAGATGCGGGCCATTTAGCCCTGCGGGGGGGGATTGCTGGCGGGGCCGATATTATCCTCATTCCTGAATTGACCCCTTGTTTAACCTTAGACGTTATTGATGATTGTTGTCATCACCTGTTGAAATTACGAGAGTCTGGCCGTCATTTTGCCCTAGTTGTCATTGCCGAAGGGGTTAAAACCCAAGATCAACGGAAAGAGTCTTACATTGGGGATTATCTCCTGCAACAAATCAAAGAATATAGTCAGATTCTGTGTCATGAAAAACATCAGGACTTTTGTACCTTAAAAGACGTTGATATGCGAGTCACCGTCTTAGGACATTTACAACGGAGTCATCCTCCTGTAGCTTGGGATCGTTTATTAGCAACCGCTTTCGGCATTAAAGCCGTTGAATTAATTGAAAGCAATCATTATGATCGTTTGGTCGTTTGGCAAAAAGGCCAGGTTAGTAGCAAATGCCTATCATTTATTATGACCACCATTAAAGAACGCCGCCAGAAAAAGCAGTGTACATCACCTGTAGACCCCCAAGACTATCTGGTGAAAACCGCGCGATCGCTGGGAATTTATCTCGGTGATCCCTAA
- a CDS encoding universal stress protein yields MYQKILVALDMSEMAEIVFSHGLSLAKQQDNTRLFLLHVLSGEEENSPLPIPSDLKELYPATGNDLTLESWRKQWTAFEKSGIEMLESHGKIATDAGIKTEFKQIMGVPGSTICKTAHEWQADVIVIGHRGRSGLQEFLLGSVSNYVLHHAACSALIVQPSR; encoded by the coding sequence ATGTATCAAAAAATTCTTGTTGCTTTGGATATGTCAGAAATGGCAGAAATTGTCTTTAGTCATGGGTTATCTTTGGCAAAACAGCAAGATAATACTCGATTATTTTTGCTTCATGTTCTGTCAGGTGAAGAAGAAAATAGTCCCTTACCTATTCCCTCTGATTTAAAAGAATTATATCCCGCTACTGGTAATGATTTAACCTTAGAAAGTTGGCGAAAACAATGGACAGCTTTTGAAAAGTCTGGTATTGAAATGTTAGAATCTCATGGTAAAATTGCTACGGATGCCGGGATTAAAACTGAATTTAAACAGATTATGGGGGTTCCTGGTTCAACAATTTGTAAAACTGCCCATGAATGGCAAGCTGACGTGATTGTTATTGGTCATCGAGGACGTTCTGGACTGCAAGAATTTTTGTTAGGAAGTGTCAGCAATTATGTGTTACATCATGCCGCTTGTTCTGCGTTAATTGTGCAACCTTCTCGTTAA
- the fabG gene encoding 3-oxoacyl-[acyl-carrier-protein] reductase: MAETQPPLTEQVAIVTGASRGIGRAVALELAKTGLKIVVNYARSSTAAEEVVKIIIEGGGDAIAVQGDVSLAEDVDTLIKTTLEKFGRVDVLVNNAGITRDALLMRMKPEDWQAVINLNLTGVFLCIKAVTKPMLKQKCGRIINIASVVGQMGNPGQANYSAAKAGVIGLTKTVAKELASRGITSNAVAPGFIATDMTEKVKTDDLLQFIPLGRLGTADEVAGMVRFLATDPAAAYITGQVFNVDGGMVMA; the protein is encoded by the coding sequence ATGGCAGAAACTCAGCCCCCCTTAACCGAACAAGTGGCCATCGTTACAGGAGCATCGCGGGGCATTGGCCGGGCAGTGGCCTTAGAATTGGCTAAGACAGGGTTAAAAATTGTAGTGAATTATGCCCGTTCTAGTACCGCCGCCGAAGAAGTCGTTAAAATAATTATAGAAGGGGGTGGAGACGCGATCGCCGTTCAAGGAGATGTCTCTCTCGCTGAAGATGTGGATACCCTAATCAAAACAACTTTAGAGAAGTTTGGCCGGGTCGATGTTTTAGTCAATAATGCCGGAATTACCCGTGATGCGTTATTAATGCGGATGAAACCCGAAGACTGGCAAGCCGTTATTAATCTTAATCTGACAGGGGTTTTCCTTTGTATTAAAGCCGTTACCAAACCCATGTTAAAGCAAAAATGTGGACGGATTATCAATATTGCCTCAGTGGTGGGACAAATGGGCAACCCTGGTCAAGCTAATTATAGCGCGGCCAAAGCTGGAGTAATTGGCTTAACCAAAACTGTGGCCAAAGAATTGGCCAGTCGTGGGATAACATCAAATGCGGTGGCCCCTGGGTTTATTGCCACAGATATGACGGAAAAGGTCAAAACTGACGATTTACTTCAGTTTATCCCCTTGGGACGCTTGGGAACTGCTGACGAAGTGGCCGGAATGGTGCGTTTTTTAGCCACTGACCCTGCTGCTGCTTATATTACCGGACAAGTGTTTAATGTAGATGGGGGAATGGTGATGGCTTAG
- the asnS gene encoding asparagine--tRNA ligase, with the protein MPTKRIRDILRHGQPDETVTIQGWVRTKRELKEFAFMEVNDGSSLGNLQVVLDTNLPNYENVVKSLNTGSSVEVSGSLVPSPGKGQRIELKASTIQVYGEADPETYPLQKKRHSFEFLRTIGHLRSRTNTMGAVMRVRNACATAIHNFFQERDFLWVHTPIITASDCEGAGELFTVTNFNLNKLPRNKQQEVDYVQDFFGKQAYLTVSGQLEAEVMAMAFQNVYTFGPTFRAENSNTSRHLAEFWMVEPEMAFCDIEGDQDLAEEFLKYIFKYVLETCPEDMEFFNQRIDKSVLETANNIINNEFERITYTEAIKLLEKSSKQFEYAVEWGIDLQSEHERYLAEELFKKPLIVTNYPAAIKAFYMRLNDDQKTVAAMDVLAPKIGEIIGGSQREERLDVLEKRIAEMGIISDDLWWYLDLRRYGTVPHAGFGLGFERLVQFMTGMGNIRDVIPFPRTPLSAEF; encoded by the coding sequence ATGCCAACGAAACGAATTCGAGACATTTTACGTCATGGTCAACCTGATGAAACCGTTACTATTCAAGGTTGGGTACGCACTAAGCGAGAATTAAAAGAATTTGCTTTTATGGAAGTCAATGATGGGTCTTCTTTGGGCAATTTACAGGTTGTGCTTGACACCAATCTTCCTAACTATGAAAATGTGGTTAAATCCCTTAATACAGGGTCTTCTGTGGAAGTTTCGGGCAGTTTAGTCCCCTCTCCAGGAAAAGGACAAAGAATTGAGTTAAAAGCTTCTACAATTCAAGTATATGGGGAAGCTGACCCCGAAACCTATCCTCTCCAGAAAAAACGCCATTCCTTTGAATTTTTACGCACCATTGGACATTTGCGATCGCGGACGAATACCATGGGAGCAGTGATGCGGGTGAGAAATGCCTGTGCAACGGCTATTCATAACTTTTTTCAAGAACGAGATTTTTTGTGGGTTCATACCCCAATTATTACGGCGAGTGACTGTGAAGGGGCAGGGGAATTATTTACCGTTACTAATTTTAATTTAAACAAACTTCCTCGTAATAAACAACAAGAAGTTGATTATGTTCAAGACTTTTTTGGTAAACAAGCTTATTTAACGGTTAGTGGTCAATTGGAAGCGGAAGTTATGGCCATGGCTTTTCAAAATGTATATACGTTTGGGCCAACTTTTCGGGCAGAAAATTCTAACACTTCCCGTCATTTAGCTGAGTTTTGGATGGTGGAACCAGAGATGGCTTTTTGTGACATTGAAGGGGATCAAGATTTGGCTGAAGAATTCTTAAAGTATATTTTTAAATATGTTTTAGAAACTTGTCCCGAAGACATGGAATTTTTTAACCAACGGATTGATAAATCTGTCTTAGAAACAGCTAACAATATCATTAATAATGAATTTGAACGCATTACTTACACCGAGGCGATTAAGTTACTGGAAAAATCCAGTAAACAGTTTGAATATGCCGTAGAATGGGGGATAGATTTACAGTCAGAACATGAACGTTATTTGGCGGAAGAATTGTTTAAAAAACCTTTGATTGTTACGAATTATCCTGCTGCTATTAAAGCCTTTTATATGCGTCTGAATGATGATCAAAAAACCGTAGCAGCGATGGATGTATTAGCCCCAAAAATTGGGGAGATCATCGGCGGTTCCCAACGGGAAGAAAGATTAGATGTGTTAGAAAAGCGCATCGCAGAAATGGGCATTATTTCTGATGATCTTTGGTGGTATTTAGACTTACGTCGTTATGGTACTGTTCCTCATGCCGGATTTGGTTTAGGCTTTGAAAGACTGGTACAATTTATGACAGGAATGGGCAACATTAGAGATGTTATTCCTTTCCCTCGTACGCCTTTGAGTGCTGAATTTTAA
- a CDS encoding GatB/YqeY domain-containing protein — MTQPNQSNATSTKLVKVLKKTIKTVMTKQGVNPSTRKGNKELDILVKQLAKQPFPSEEEAKTAAEKLGRSLVELSQKNGKTYLDKGVVKNFSLLGISSILASSSPTEETHTITKVSVTPVEAVEETTDKVPETAAEIISETVETVIEAVEETTDKVPETAAEIISETVETVIEAVEETTDKVPETTTEIISETVETVIEAVEETIDEVPETTTKIISETVETVIEAVEGLKERLTEDIKLAMKARDKIRLETVRSIKKVVLEKEVEVRPKGQEKLTPEQELEVLSQQAKQRRDSIEQYRQGGRDDLADKEALELAIIETYLPAQLSDEEIGGIIDQIIASSGATSPKDMGKVMGPVMKELKGKADGKKVQEMVKEKLS, encoded by the coding sequence ATGACTCAACCTAATCAGTCTAACGCAACCAGCACCAAGTTAGTGAAGGTGTTGAAAAAAACCATTAAAACTGTGATGACAAAGCAGGGGGTTAACCCATCAACTCGTAAGGGAAATAAAGAGTTAGATATTTTGGTTAAGCAATTGGCTAAACAACCTTTTCCTTCTGAAGAAGAAGCCAAAACTGCCGCTGAAAAACTGGGACGAAGTTTAGTTGAGTTGTCCCAAAAAAACGGGAAAACTTATTTAGACAAAGGAGTTGTGAAAAATTTTTCTTTACTCGGTATTTCATCTATTTTAGCTTCCTCTTCTCCGACAGAAGAAACACACACTATCACTAAAGTCTCTGTTACTCCCGTTGAAGCAGTAGAAGAAACCACTGATAAAGTTCCTGAAACTGCAGCAGAAATTATCTCGGAAACAGTTGAAACTGTGATTGAAGCAGTAGAAGAAACCACTGATAAAGTTCCTGAAACTGCAGCAGAAATTATCTCGGAAACAGTTGAAACTGTGATTGAAGCAGTAGAAGAAACCACTGATAAAGTTCCTGAAACTACTACAGAAATTATCTCGGAAACAGTTGAAACTGTGATTGAAGCAGTAGAAGAAACCATCGATGAAGTTCCTGAAACTACTACAAAAATTATCTCGGAAACAGTTGAAACTGTGATTGAAGCAGTAGAAGGACTCAAAGAAAGACTCACAGAAGATATTAAATTAGCCATGAAAGCGAGGGATAAAATTCGCTTAGAAACTGTGAGAAGTATCAAAAAAGTTGTTCTAGAAAAAGAGGTTGAAGTTCGTCCCAAAGGACAAGAAAAATTAACCCCAGAGCAAGAATTAGAAGTGTTATCACAACAAGCAAAACAGCGTCGGGACTCGATTGAACAATATCGTCAAGGGGGTAGAGATGATTTAGCTGATAAAGAAGCTCTGGAATTAGCAATTATTGAAACCTACTTACCTGCTCAACTTTCTGATGAAGAAATAGGGGGAATTATTGACCAAATTATTGCTTCATCTGGAGCAACTTCTCCTAAAGATATGGGAAAAGTTATGGGGCCAGTCATGAAAGAATTGAAGGGTAAAGCTGATGGCAAGAAAGTTCAAGAAATGGTAAAAGAAAAACTCAGTTAA
- a CDS encoding transporter substrate-binding domain-containing protein, producing the protein MIMFPTGLLSLALWLTLTGSTLAVVQSESPPVKYPLKVGVVGSPPFSSYTNQTFKGISVELWQELAANTNLKYQFIAQPGVKTGINRVTSGELDVLIGPISITAARFKRVTFTQPYFKAQIGLLVSGESPSVWNRIKPLFQVAVISSVGGLFVILFIVGNLIWIAESRRNEEQFPKSYFRGVGNGIWFALVTLTTVGYGDKAPVTKTGKAVTSIWMLITMVAASSLTAGIATVMTLLLSQDHTEQFTQLQDLQGKQIAVVTGTTGAEWAKNYQARLLESPNLEGAIERLKSGKAKGVMFDVPALKYYLYQHPDAAFRIANLSISLEDYGFVLPLNSQLVREINLALIQLKESGRVEEIIEREIQGVSQE; encoded by the coding sequence ATGATCATGTTTCCTACGGGTTTACTCTCTTTGGCGTTATGGCTGACCTTAACAGGATCAACTTTGGCCGTTGTGCAATCTGAGTCTCCTCCTGTAAAATACCCTCTAAAAGTGGGTGTTGTGGGTTCTCCACCTTTTTCGAGCTATACAAATCAAACCTTTAAAGGTATTAGTGTTGAACTGTGGCAAGAATTGGCAGCCAATACTAATCTTAAGTACCAATTCATTGCCCAACCAGGAGTTAAGACGGGGATTAATCGCGTTACCAGTGGGGAACTAGATGTTCTGATTGGGCCGATCAGTATTACGGCGGCTCGGTTTAAAAGAGTTACCTTTACTCAGCCCTATTTTAAGGCACAAATTGGCTTATTAGTTTCAGGGGAAAGTCCCTCGGTTTGGAATCGCATTAAACCTTTATTTCAAGTAGCAGTAATTTCTTCTGTGGGTGGTTTATTTGTTATTCTTTTTATTGTGGGTAATTTAATTTGGATAGCAGAATCTCGTCGCAATGAAGAACAGTTTCCTAAGTCTTATTTTCGGGGAGTTGGTAATGGGATCTGGTTTGCTTTAGTAACTTTAACGACTGTGGGTTATGGCGATAAAGCCCCTGTGACTAAAACAGGTAAAGCCGTCACGAGTATCTGGATGTTGATTACTATGGTGGCAGCTTCTTCTCTAACAGCAGGGATTGCCACTGTGATGACATTATTATTATCACAAGATCATACCGAACAATTTACTCAACTGCAAGATCTTCAAGGAAAACAAATTGCTGTCGTTACCGGAACAACAGGGGCGGAATGGGCAAAAAATTATCAAGCGCGTTTATTAGAATCTCCTAATTTAGAGGGAGCAATTGAACGGTTAAAATCGGGTAAAGCTAAGGGCGTTATGTTTGATGTTCCTGCTTTAAAGTATTATTTATATCAGCATCCTGATGCAGCATTTCGTATTGCTAATCTATCGATATCCTTGGAGGATTATGGCTTTGTTTTACCCTTAAATAGTCAATTAGTTCGAGAGATTAATCTTGCCCTAATTCAGTTAAAAGAATCAGGTAGAGTTGAGGAAATTATCGAGAGAGAAATTCAAGGGGTATCTCAAGAATAA
- the dxr gene encoding 1-deoxy-D-xylulose-5-phosphate reductoisomerase: MKKISILGSTGSIGTQTLDIVNQYPEQFQVVGLATRSNIDLLATQIKQFRPEIVAICDESQLGNLKDAIASLDYSPILLAGEEGVAEVARYGDAESVVTGIVGCAGLLPTIAAIEAGKDIALANKETLIAGGPVVLPLIEKHGVKLLPADSEHSAIFQCLQGVRDGGLRRIILTASGGAFRDWPVEQLKYVTVQDALKHPNWSMGQKITVDSATLMNKGLEVIEAHYLFGMDYNNIDIVIHPQSIIHSLIELQDTSVLAQLGWPDMRLPLLYALSWPERIYTDWERLDLVKAGSLTFREPDHDKYPCMQLAYSAGRIGGAMPAVLNAANEQAVALFLAEKIAFLDIPRVIEITCDRFNSHNSSSPSLADILEADQWARKTVLIAAEGLGKVPKVVSLK; this comes from the coding sequence GTGAAAAAAATCTCTATTCTCGGCTCTACTGGTTCTATTGGCACCCAAACCCTTGATATTGTCAATCAATACCCTGAACAATTTCAAGTGGTGGGTTTAGCGACTCGTTCTAATATAGACTTATTGGCAACCCAAATTAAGCAGTTTCGCCCGGAAATTGTGGCTATTTGTGATGAAAGTCAGTTAGGAAATCTTAAAGATGCGATCGCTTCCCTAGACTATTCTCCTATACTTCTTGCCGGAGAGGAAGGGGTGGCTGAAGTGGCCCGCTATGGAGATGCAGAAAGTGTCGTCACCGGAATTGTGGGATGTGCGGGTTTATTACCCACCATTGCTGCTATAGAAGCGGGAAAAGATATTGCTTTAGCTAATAAAGAAACTCTGATTGCTGGCGGGCCAGTGGTGTTACCCTTAATTGAAAAACATGGGGTGAAATTATTACCCGCAGACTCGGAACATTCTGCCATTTTTCAATGTTTGCAAGGGGTTCGTGATGGGGGGTTAAGACGGATTATTTTAACGGCATCTGGGGGCGCGTTTCGAGATTGGCCGGTGGAACAATTAAAGTATGTTACGGTTCAAGATGCTCTCAAACATCCTAACTGGTCAATGGGTCAAAAAATTACGGTAGATTCTGCAACTTTGATGAATAAGGGGTTAGAAGTTATTGAAGCCCATTACTTGTTTGGCATGGATTACAATAACATTGATATTGTGATTCATCCTCAGAGTATTATTCACTCTTTAATTGAGTTACAAGATACCTCAGTTTTGGCTCAATTGGGTTGGCCGGATATGCGTCTTCCTTTATTATATGCTCTGTCTTGGCCCGAAAGAATTTATACTGATTGGGAACGATTAGATTTGGTAAAAGCGGGTAGTTTAACCTTTCGAGAACCAGATCATGATAAGTACCCTTGTATGCAGTTAGCCTACTCAGCCGGAAGAATAGGGGGCGCGATGCCTGCGGTTTTAAATGCAGCAAATGAGCAAGCTGTGGCTTTATTTTTAGCAGAGAAAATTGCCTTTTTAGACATTCCTCGCGTTATTGAAATAACCTGCGATCGCTTTAATTCTCATAATTCTTCAAGTCCTAGTTTAGCGGACATTTTAGAGGCTGATCAATGGGCCAGAAAAACGGTTTTAATAGCGGCTGAGGGGTTAGGAAAAGTCCCTAAAGTGGTTTCTTTAAAATAA
- a CDS encoding ABC transporter ATP-binding protein — MSKQRKNHLPKYPLPRLLQYGKKYRFLIWQAVICSVFNKIFDLAPPAIIGAAVDVVVKQQDSLIAHLGVKDVFGQLLVLTLLSIIVWGLESLFQYTYERLWRNLAQNIQHDLRLDAYRHLQDLELAYFEERNTGMLLSILNDDINQLERFLDVGANEILQVITTVIIIGAAFFILTPGTAWMAMLPIPFILWGSITFQKLLAPRYAEVREKVGLLNSRLSNNLSGITTIKSFTTEAYELERLREDSEAYRRSNQQAITFSAAFVPLIRIIILAGFTAILLYGGMEVVDGKLAVGTYSVLVFLTQRLLWPLTRLGQTLDLYQRSMASTSRVMNLLDTPITIHSGNLSLPSDEIQGEIILKNVTFSYHENYTIIKNLSLEIPAGHTIGIVGSTGSGKSTLVKLLLRLYEIQKGTITLDGINIQDIFLWDLRGAIGLVSQDVFLFHGTVKENIAYGNPEANFEAVIKAANIAEAHEFIEKLPQGYETIVGERGQKLSGGQRQRIAIARAILKDPPILILDEATSAVDNETEAAIARSLEHITQDRTTIAIAHRLSTIRHSDCIYVMEYGQIVEQGTHEQLLEKQGIYAGLWQVQTGMIH, encoded by the coding sequence ATGTCAAAACAGAGAAAAAATCACCTCCCTAAATATCCTTTACCACGTCTCTTACAATACGGAAAAAAGTATCGTTTTTTAATTTGGCAAGCGGTTATTTGTTCTGTCTTCAATAAAATTTTTGATTTAGCTCCTCCTGCTATAATTGGTGCTGCGGTTGATGTCGTGGTTAAACAACAAGATTCCCTGATTGCTCATTTAGGGGTTAAAGATGTTTTTGGACAACTTTTAGTCTTAACGTTGCTCTCAATTATTGTTTGGGGTTTAGAATCTTTATTTCAATATACTTATGAACGTTTATGGCGTAATTTAGCACAAAATATTCAACATGATTTAAGACTCGATGCTTATCGTCATCTTCAAGATTTAGAGTTAGCTTATTTTGAGGAACGTAATACGGGAATGTTATTATCAATTTTAAATGATGATATTAATCAATTAGAGCGTTTTTTAGATGTAGGTGCTAATGAAATATTACAAGTTATCACCACAGTTATAATTATTGGGGCTGCCTTTTTTATTTTAACCCCAGGAACAGCATGGATGGCTATGTTACCTATTCCCTTTATTTTATGGGGATCAATTACTTTTCAAAAATTATTAGCTCCTCGTTATGCAGAAGTGAGAGAAAAAGTAGGTTTATTAAATAGTCGTTTATCTAATAACTTAAGTGGTATTACAACCATTAAAAGCTTTACAACAGAAGCTTATGAACTTGAAAGATTACGGGAAGATAGTGAAGCTTATCGTCGCAGTAATCAACAAGCAATTACTTTTAGTGCTGCCTTTGTTCCTTTAATTCGTATTATTATTTTAGCGGGATTTACTGCTATTTTGTTGTATGGCGGAATGGAAGTAGTCGATGGGAAATTAGCGGTCGGAACCTATAGTGTTTTAGTCTTTTTAACTCAACGCTTATTATGGCCTTTAACAAGATTAGGACAAACTTTAGACCTATATCAACGCTCAATGGCTTCCACCAGTCGGGTCATGAATTTGTTAGATACACCTATCACAATTCATTCGGGCAATTTATCTCTGCCTAGTGACGAAATTCAAGGAGAAATAATTCTCAAAAATGTTACTTTTTCTTATCATGAAAATTATACAATTATCAAAAATTTATCCTTAGAAATTCCCGCAGGTCATACCATTGGTATTGTGGGGTCTACGGGGTCAGGCAAAAGCACTTTAGTTAAGTTACTCTTGCGATTATATGAAATTCAAAAAGGAACAATTACCTTAGATGGTATCAATATTCAAGATATCTTTTTATGGGATTTACGGGGAGCAATTGGGTTAGTTAGTCAGGATGTCTTTTTGTTTCATGGAACCGTCAAAGAAAATATTGCCTATGGAAATCCTGAAGCCAATTTTGAGGCAGTTATCAAAGCAGCAAATATCGCAGAAGCTCATGAATTTATTGAAAAATTACCCCAAGGTTATGAGACAATTGTCGGAGAAAGAGGACAGAAATTATCAGGGGGACAAAGACAAAGAATTGCCATTGCTAGAGCAATTTTAAAAGATCCTCCGATCTTGATTTTAGATGAAGCGACTTCAGCCGTTGATAATGAAACGGAAGCGGCGATCGCTCGTTCTTTAGAACATATTACCCAGGATAGAACAACCATTGCCATCGCTCATCGTTTGTCTACAATTCGTCATTCTGATTGTATTTATGTGATGGAATATGGTCAAATTGTTGAGCAAGGAACCCATGAACAACTATTAGAAAAGCAGGGAATTTATGCGGGTTTGTGGCAAGTTCAAACAGGTATGATCCATTAA
- a CDS encoding dihydroorotate dehydrogenase-like protein: MNLTTTYLGLTLKSPLVVGSCAPLTEDVDNIKRMEDSGASAVILHSFFEEQLRQERLELHHHLTYGTESFAEALTYFPEPEIFHVGSQEYLDHIRKAKEMVDMPIIGSINGSTLGGWLDYSKQIEQAGADALELNIYYVPTDLDIPGGEIEQNYLEILRAVKAEVNIPVAVKISPYFSNTANMAKRLSEAGADGLVLFNRFYQPDIDLSNLEVYPNVLLSTPQAMRLPMRWIAILYGKIDIDLAATSGIHNATDVLKMVMAGAKITQVVSALLRHGIHYLSTLEEGMQNWMEENEYESIEQMQGSLSQLHCPDPTAFERAQYMKALQTYAPIWQVR; encoded by the coding sequence ATGAATTTAACAACAACCTACCTGGGATTAACCCTAAAATCGCCTCTTGTCGTAGGTTCTTGCGCCCCATTAACCGAAGATGTTGATAATATTAAACGCATGGAAGATTCCGGTGCCTCTGCTGTAATTCTTCACTCATTTTTTGAAGAACAATTAAGACAAGAAAGACTCGAATTACATCATCATTTAACCTATGGAACCGAAAGCTTTGCAGAAGCATTAACCTATTTTCCTGAACCCGAAATTTTTCATGTCGGTTCCCAAGAATATCTAGACCATATTCGCAAAGCAAAAGAAATGGTAGATATGCCAATTATTGGGAGTATTAACGGTTCTACCTTGGGAGGTTGGTTAGACTATTCTAAACAAATTGAACAAGCAGGGGCCGACGCATTAGAATTAAATATTTATTATGTTCCCACAGATTTAGACATTCCTGGGGGCGAAATTGAACAGAATTATTTAGAGATTTTACGGGCCGTTAAAGCAGAGGTAAATATTCCCGTTGCCGTTAAAATTAGTCCCTATTTTAGTAATACCGCTAATATGGCAAAACGCCTCAGTGAAGCGGGGGCCGATGGTTTAGTGTTATTTAATCGTTTCTATCAACCCGATATTGATTTAAGCAACCTTGAAGTTTATCCCAATGTCCTTTTAAGTACCCCTCAAGCAATGCGTCTTCCCATGCGTTGGATTGCTATTTTATACGGAAAAATTGACATAGACTTAGCCGCTACCAGTGGTATTCACAATGCAACCGATGTGCTAAAAATGGTCATGGCAGGGGCAAAAATCACCCAAGTTGTCAGTGCTTTATTACGCCATGGAATTCACTATTTAAGCACCCTAGAAGAAGGAATGCAGAACTGGATGGAAGAAAACGAATATGAGTCTATCGAACAAATGCAAGGAAGTTTAAGTCAACTTCATTGTCCTGATCCTACCGCATTTGAACGGGCCCAATATATGAAAGCCTTACAAACCTATGCCCCTATTTGGCAAGTCCGTTAA